The nucleotide window TGCTACTTGGAGGTTCAGGGCGAGTTGTCTCCAACTGATTTTGCTGAGCCCGTCCCTTCCCAAGAGGTTGCAAGAAGGAAACTGGAGGGGGACCTGTCAGAAGTTTCACTTGGTTTTGAGattcccctaactggtttgtcagcagggAAGGGCAACTCAGTGGGTGCCAGACCAATAAACTCTGCTTTTGGTATGGACTCTTCTGCCTCcacttgggtggaattttttcagggaCTGCAGTCCTTTTTATAGGCACATTCACCAGAGCTGGCCAAACATGAAAATTCAGGATCGCAGGCTGCAGAATCCCACAAGGCTGGTGCTGCATGTAAACGGTGGAAGGCGTCTCGGGCTGTTGCAGGTCACACTGATGTGGACGCAGATGTCACAGATGAGGAAGGTGATCCTTACAGGTAAGCTATTCAGGTCATAAGTCTATGTGCATTACCTCTGCTGCTTAACGTAGCTAATCTATAGAACCAGAGGACTCGGCAAATTATAATGCCAAACAATAGATATATATAATCTTTTTATTCAATCATGTTTTTCATATCTTTACATTAGGCTCTCTTTGTGCTGAAAACAACATAGATTAAAACCAACAACGACCCATCATTCACACCATACCAATCATACCATTCATCCCATATATACCAACATTACTCATAAAAATTGAAATCCTGCAATGCTTTTGTTATCACTATAACCACCCTATATTCACATGCCCAGCATATAATGTACATTAAATGTCTATAATGTTTTATGTCAGGTGAAAACCTACAATAATTTTAACCATTGGCAATTTACAAATCACATGTTATCAATACAAAATTCATACAGCCCGACGGGATACCCGTTTCGCCCATATgatagggcttcttcagggaaattTTATATGTGTCCGCAAATTGCAACTTTATGCTGACGTCCATATGATATTGATTTCTTCTTATACATGTTTTAAGTTGACTTATTTGCTCATTGTTGGTTATGTATTGTCAGAAAACCAATTGCACATAGGTCCAAGCTCTGTAACCTATAAAATGGAATATAATATAATaccaatttaaataaatatatgctttATATATAGGTGTGTACACCCTGTGCACCATCACCATTTAAAAGATACCAACCATTACTTTCTTATCAGAATCTTTatgaaagttaaatgtaagaccttGTGTATTTCAAATGCTTAAAAGTATTCAACCTTCTCATCAAACACGGCAACCAGAAAGACAACCTTTAATACTGCCTTCAATAGATCTGCACTTTCGAGACCTGTGTTAAATACAAAGTTGTGTTATATCTGAAATTTACAACTATAATGCCATGATTAGAATACATTCACATCATTTGATATAAAAAATCTCACATAATTTAATATAATGGATTTACATCATTACCTATCATTGCGAAACCTAGCTTAAACAAATGCTGCCTAATTGAAAAACGAAATTCTGAATCACGGTTATAAGCTGAAAGACTTTCAATTAGGCAGCGTTTGTTTATTCCCtactgagtgagattcagcaccgGTGGAAGGcaataaatcttcagccagcctgctgccccaccccccagatttttgccactGTTAGCACAggtctagtgtgcctattgacaaattcaGGCCTGTTAAATGTTGTAGCTTACATCTTGCCACCACCACCTTATATCGTAAAAGCATTGAGAGGAATAACCTCCGGTTTAAGAACTCTCACACCCACCCATTCAACTGCAGCCTCCCAGTCAGCCAATTTTTCACGCTTCAGCACTTATGCACTGAAATGGCAGAATTTGACTGCCAGTCCAGCCATCTCAAACAGATGTTCCTTCAGAGGGGATATCCCAAAAAATCCACTTAAAGGGGCTTTTTTGAGAGCACAGTTTTCAGACAGATATCAGTTACTCCAGTCCAGAGAGCAGATGAAATAGTCTGTATTCTACAACATTGCAGTTTGGCtcacagaaaagcaagtttgcttaccgtaaacggtgtttccgtagatagcaggatgaattagccatgctgtcatgggatctgtcaatcaggtccgggtgggccagcatggctaattcatcctgctatctacggaaacaccgtttacggtaagcaaacttgctttttcccgtcgatagcagggctgaattagccatgctgtcatgggagtcccaagctcccaatcacgttgtttatgatatatataaTTTGACGTGATCCCTGACAGTGTGGtggtcaccgtggacaggaggatagagattgcaatattgcttgccctatcttcgcatcagtggctgcttgttgatcaaggcagtagtgagatgtgaaggtatggagcgatgaccatgttgctgccttacaaatgtctatgggttgtacatgcttaaggtgtgccaaggaggctgctactgctctgacttggtgagctttaggagcaGAATGTAGTTGTAAATTCTGTTTAtcgtaacagaatttgatgcactgtgctatccagctggagatggtgcgtttagccactggtaatccaggtgcctttgaGTCAAAGGagagagttgagaaacacgggagtccaagtttgtcctttctttgtagtatgctaaagctcttttataATCTAGTGTGTGCaatagtttttccctatcattagcatgaggtttagggaaaaaggtgggtaattctatggtctgattgagatggaattgagaaaccacttttggtaggaaggatgggtgagttcggagaactatcttttggtgatgaaattgcaaatatggagaataatggaccaaggcctgtaattcactaactctacgtgccgatgttactgcaactaggaatacaactttccaggtgaggtatttaatatgtgctgagtccatgggttcaaaggggAAAAGCATGAACTGTTCCAGAagtatgttgaggttccatggaactggaggtttagagaTCGGAGGGCAAAGGTGAGTTAGCCCCTTAATGAAACGAGATAGaaaggggtgattggatataggaatattgttaattGGTCTACGATATGCtcctatggcactgaggtgaactctgatggacgatgttgctagaccagctgcgTATAGTGTATGAATATAGTCTATAAGtagctcaggtgagcagtccaatggtggtacacctttggaaatgcaccaggtagagtaacgtttccatttatagctataatttgtcctcgttgagagtttcctggattctaacaaaattaATTGAAGCTCAGCTGGGGTCTCCCTGATTTCCTTACAACCCCCCCATCCTTGTCAAGACTCCAGGGTGCAGGCCGACCAGGCTGGGCTGAATCAAGCTCAGCTGAGGCCTCCCAGGGCCTCTCCAGACATCGACTGGTGCCAGGGACCTCCCCTGCTTCCGCTTATGCTTTCTGTGGGGGTCCTGATAAATAGTcacagtggggcaggagcaagaaagagggaaggaagggaagtatAAAAATATCACTTCTGCCCCTTTCTCCTGCCAGGACCCCATGGAAGGGCTAAAAATGGAGGCTGGGGAGTTCCCCAGCCCAGATGATTTCTTGGAGTCAGGAGGGGGTAAGGAGGGACAGAAGGACCTAGGGAAGGCCTGGCTGGGCTTGGTCAACTCACTCAGGAAGGCTCAAGCCTTGGCATCTTGGTGACATTGAGGTCAGGAAGGCCCCAGAaagcagtggtggtggtgatgggggtgtgtgtatCAGAGAAGTCCTTGTTTTAtcctattcttttttgttttatgtttatttcagttcggCAAATGAACCTAAccaaaataattataataaaatgaAAGACCTCCCCCTTCACAAAAACAAGCTTTCCCCTCCaccaaaaatgaactgaaactaTTTGATCTGTACATcctttatttattctattttgtaTACCAGCTTCCTGAAAAAATGACCCAAAGCGGTGTACAAAGTATCCAATACAAgtacaatgaaaataaaatacataaatcccTCAAGAGGCACCCAATTGCACTCCCACTGGGGGAAAAACACTATCTCCTTTATAATCTAAATTCTACATATTAAAGCCTCCATCCCAACAATCACAGATAAAATATTCTTCCAATTGAGAATCATAACATTTAAAACATCTCAAATAAAAATCAATACATGCACtcccacaaaataaaaatacataacatTAAACCCATCAACTGCTTGACAGTAAAACTCCCAAGCATTCTGGTTACTCCCAGCAATTCCCTGAGCACCAATACAGATCAACCAGTGGTGAGGTCACAGGTCTGAACTCTGTTTGGACTGCTCTGCTTTCATTTATCAAGGCTCCAGCCCCTTCAAGGTTATCTTAAATTCTTTTGACTTGACATTACTCATGCCTAAGTcttctaaaataattttttactcccCATATAGTTTTCTTTAGCATTAGAAGGATTAGGCTATAGAACAAGGGTGAACTCAATTTTTGTGGAAACCAGGACTtggtttgcaaataaaaaaaagcttgggTATGATTCTTAAAATgattttgtataaaaaaaaaaaattatatgaatAGAGAAATTCCAGATAACATGCACTTAACTCACACTTAGCAGAACAAACAGTCTCTTCATggatagggtggtggatgcctcgattgcccttctggaagagtGGCAAGGTCAAAAACAGTAtacaaattcaaaaaagcatgggataagcactgtggatccctacaggctagCAGCATGGAAacgaaaagggtgcatgggagtaacctgcatggagtagcagttactatccttaatcaagtagctttcatgattttgatgctcTCTTCTTCAAAGGCGGAGGTAAAAGAGGAAAGAGTCAGATGACAGCTAACACTGGCCCAGACCTTTACGGTcctgggtactgatatgcagacagtaGGGAAGAAGTGCAgcactgcttctatggccaagacaacagcaaagcacattcaagcagcattgtctgaattatcaagactGCTCACCATGTAAAGATGTTGCTAgtaatattactatccttaacatatgacttaggagtaacctgcacagagtggcagttactacaatAAGAAacttggtgggcagactggatgaaccatttggtctctttctgccgCCCTTACTATGTATTTGTCATGCTAGTCCACTAGGATATGCAGAATGCTGAAGTTTCCCCCTGAAGTTGTTGTTAAAAGTGCAGAGATGATATTTAACTGCATTGTAAAACAAGAACTTTCAAGCCTCATAATTCAGGAGAAATCCCATGGTTTGGAATCTCATACTTAGGGAGAGCAAGGGCTCAGTATTCATCTCTATACCTCAAAGCCTCAATGCCCCATCTTTACCCACAAGTGATGGTAACATTTCCCTCTTCCTCGTCACACTGTCTTTATACATTCTCAACTCCCAGACAGTCTCTCTCACTTCTACCACCCAATAATGTCTCTCCCATAAAAAGTCCTCATACTCCCAGGATATAGGGATAAGAATCAAATCTTTGGGGACTGTCCAGCACCTCTGGCACTTTTCTGATCTTAAGACAGGAGCCATAGAGCAGTTTTAGGATTGAATCACATCCACCACTCAAGTTCTCTAAATTTTGTAATCAATTTATTCAATTGCAAGATAGCTCAGTTGGAAATCCATTTTTAGGATAGCAGGCCCAACCTTTGATTCTACATTTTGATACTTGCTCAGGGTTTCCTTCATTCAGTGACTGACTACTGACTTCTCTATCTCTGAGATCAGTTGCATGAGGCAGAAACTGCTCTTCTAGCAGAGTCACTCTTTCCCTGATTCTTCCTCCTCCACTGTTGAGAAGGATCTACTTTTCCTCAATTAGAAACTGATGTAACTCCTCAATTTTCTGTCTCACTTATCAATTCTTCATCTTTCTTCTCTCCATTAGATTTAAATTTCACACTATCTTCCAGTTCCTTTGTCAGCAGGTCCAGTCATAGTTTACATTTTTCCTTATATTTCTACACTGTGGCCTCTATAGGGAGCACAGTGTGAGATCAGTAATCCCGCGATCTGTCACATGCCATCCAAATTTGTCCCTTCACTGAACCGCTGCAGTTGCTCTTCATGCTTCTCACACAGATTCTCCTTTTTTTTGTCTCATTGTGCATTCAGAAAAGGTTTTTTGCTATATCTATTTATTTGCCACCTGCCTGTCATACTTTAGAGCGCTCTACCGAGATTTTTTCTTGCATGGGGGACAGGGGAAGTGTGTATCTATCTCCTCCCAATACTGGGAAATACAAGAGTGACAGAAGTTGTGTTCACAGTCTGTGATCACCAGGTCTGCAAAATAATCTAAACAGATGGAACAAGAAGCTTCACGCCACAATAGGGTTTGCAACAGCTATGCTTCTTATTGGAATATAagcttaaacaaaaaacaaaaccagaaatatGGGCTGTGAGGAATGTCTTGGTTCTTAACCCATATGAATGTGCCCAATGTCACCCCCACATTGCTAAAAAGGTCTAGATACTGGTGTTGGTACATGCAGTATAGTGCAATGGTCATCTGCTGTGAAACATATAGCATGCATTTTCCTACATCTTATTGGCAACAATGGCCACTATTTTGCAATCACATTTTTGTTTGTGATTTCAGCTGTAGAAACTGTATAGACAAGTAGAATAACCACACGGTGACCAGAATACTATCAAATCTTGGGTTAGACTCATTACTTAAAAAGTTTTCTAGACATCAGAGACAGGCCATTTATCATAACTCTTGAGATCCATTGTTTTGATTGAATGAAGAGTCCTATGTGAAAAATGATGCACACCACAAGAAAACATATCCTAAGATAAAGTGATTCAGAAATCAGAAGTGCAGCTTTGATTTACACAAAACAAGTTGTTATCAGCTTATGTGGACTCTCTTTTAAAGGAATATCAGTAGCCCAAGCTACACTGAGCTCCTACAAAAATTGGAACAATAATCCTTTACTTTATACTAAGCATAGGGTTTAGCCCACTATAGTTGTTTTCAGTAAGCATTTAGCACTGCTATTCTGgcttctttacagagaggatccAGTAGGCCATCACCtcctaagggaaaaaaaattacacTAATTAAAATCCTGCAGAGTAAGACAGCATTATTTGTTGTTATTCATGTCGTCATGGTAAAAGATGTAAAACTTAGCAAAAACACCATCCGTAATGAAACACGCTTCTTACATACATGGAAATAAGGATCTGCACACAATATATCGATTGCAACCTATTTGATCAACTTAGTACATTTATGGCTAGTGTTCAGACTTGCTATACCCTTTATATTGGACTACCCTCAATACAATTTTGACATGTATTTGTATTTCTCTGAACAGGGATGAAACTGCAAAAGACGCACATTTTGGGGGCAAGTTTGAATAGTCCATATTGTTTGCCATGCACACAGGCACTGTGTACATTGCAGCAAATTTTACACACACAGATCTAAAAGAATGATTAAATGATGCTGCagaaataattaaaatgtaaacTATTAAATGCTGCAAAGGGATACACAcgttttcagtttggttcatctatttgtttcatttaaaataagttgtttcttcattttatgtttggtgcatatttttgctttgtatcatttatgcacataaattctgaGTGCAtgaatttccaaaacaaaatgaaaatgaatgcacaccccagAATGCTGCACATCATTTTTACTTCTTCTTACCAAAATCCAAGGCCTTTATGTTACACTGGAAAACATTTTCTCCATTCACAATGAGTTCTACAACGTTCCAGTCTGGTATTTCTTCTAGAACTACTTCATGCCCATCTGTCAGCAACACAGCTAAAgatgaaaatcaaaataaattaagTAGTATAAATCCACTAAAGTAACACTTTTCccccctttactttttttttttttagtcagtcAGGAAGTCACTCTTGCATTCCTCTTTTCCTTTACTGGGATAACTTGTGTATGTTTAGGTCAGTCCAATGAATTTCCAAGTTTGTTTGCTATTttaccatccccctcccccttggcCTTCCACACAAATACGAGGTGGAAAGTATATGGATGTTTTTGGCATGCATACTTTACATTCCTTaagtttcaaaaagaaactacctaatttctatttgaaaattgctgcatgTAAGAGCAATAAAGGTATCTGTGTCCTTTGCAACTATGCAGGTATATTTGAAAATTTCTCCCTTAAACTCCTGAAAATCCCAAGCTGAGTCATCAGATTGGCTACTTAAATTTCTGGGCAATCCAGGTGCATATTAAAAATACTGTGTATTTTCTAGTGACATTAAccagctaacccctagattcatcaaaaagtgttaacaACGCATTGAtaacaaaaaggggcatgtttatggaaattttggAATCACCGCACCATGTGGTAACTTACTGCTTTGCATCGGTAGTATTGTGTGATGCGATAAACGTAGTGCACCCTGGGATAATCcctatttttgagagagagagagagagagagagagagagagagccttctaataggttgaggtgaattggtggtggtggtttaggggccagttttgcatgtacagtgagatgtatgaacagcacagtacaccttgaaGATTTTGTCATCATTTGGAATaataaatttcatctttttgaaactactatgttctctcaccctagcttgttggactaacagggtaccatcaagtgaattgcattatggccatttcaggcatatcgcacagcctaacgccagggaaaaaaggtgtagttatttctggcgttaaaaccgtgcgatagcatgtgttatgctatcgcacaatgcaatattgcccctctaactaaatcccgcccaaacattaatgccataatgcattttgatgaatgaccctataaattAGAATCACCACAAGAGACAATTTTTCAGATCAActtttctcttaggacaagcaggatggtagtcctcacacatgggtgacatcatctgatggagcccagcatggaaaacttaggTCAACTCTGACTAAACaaactgaacatgcccagcatgccctaatccacgCAGGGTCCTCTTCAATCTCTTATTATGCAGAGCTTTCGCATCGCTGTTTGCAAGCTTGGGCTGCTAAGCTAAAATTAGTGttagtgggaaaaaaaacaaaactttgcaCTGGTTCCACAGTGTTTTTTCACGGTTTCTCTAAATTCGGGTCCCTCTTCCGTCCCCCTCGCT belongs to Rhinatrema bivittatum chromosome 7, aRhiBiv1.1, whole genome shotgun sequence and includes:
- the C7H10orf53 gene encoding UPF0728 protein C10orf53 homolog isoform X2; this translates as MTYPLDSHHPRAGKNKPRQSKGMTCPKGSNATRTGRTLRRKAVLLTDGHEVVLEEIPDWNVVELIVNGENVFQCNIKALDFGGDGLLDPLCKEARIAVLNAY